In the genome of Triticum urartu cultivar G1812 chromosome 5, Tu2.1, whole genome shotgun sequence, one region contains:
- the LOC125507070 gene encoding photosystem I chlorophyll a/b-binding protein 6, chloroplastic-like codes for MHGRRAMLAAARILVPEVLHKWGFMDEFSWYTAGEREYFADPWTLFVTYMALMGWVEGRRWMDYLNPGSVDIEPRFPNRKNPTPDVGYPGGLWFDWGNWGRGSPEHIMVLCTKEIKNGRLAMLAFVGFRFQVVYTGKGPLDNLFAHLADPGHFNIFLAFTSH; via the exons ATGCACGGCCGGCGGGCAATGCTGGCGGCAGCCAGGATCCTGGTCCCGGAGGTCCTGCACAAGTGGGGCTTCATGGACGAGTTCTCATGGTACACGGCCGGCGAGCGTGAGTACTTCGCGGACCCATGGACGCTGTTCGTGACTTATATGGCGCTCATGGGGTGGGTGGAGGGCCGGCGGTGGATGGACTACCTCAACCCGGGATCCGTGGACATTGAGCCACGGTTCCCCAACCGCAAGAACCCCACCCCGGACGTGGGGTACCCGGGCGGGTTGTGGTTCGACTGGGGCAACTGGGGCCGCGGCTCGCCGGAGCACATCATGGTGCTCTGCACCAAGGAGATCAAGAACGGTCGCCTCGCCATGCTCGCCTTCGTCGGCTTCCGGTTCCAAGTCGTCTACACCGGCAAGGGCCCCCTCGACAACCTCTTCGCGCACCTCGCTGACCCCGGCCACTTCAACATCTTCTTG GCGTTCACGTCCCACTGA